In Desulfoferula mesophila, the genomic window AAGCGCAAGGGAAATTTTACAGTTTTTTAAGGCACAAACCCCATTATTTTGTGGTTGACACAAATATACTAACTATATAGAGTGGTTTCAAAGGCTAACGGCCAGTTATAAATCGTTTTTTTATCAGTTGGAGAGCCGGATTAGTGGCCGATTACGAAAAAATGAAAAAGGCCTGCCCCAATTTGCAAGCCAATTTGGCCCAGTGCACTTGCACTTACAGTGCCTGCGACAAGACGGGCCTGTGCTGCCAGTGCGTTGCCTATCACCGGAAAATGCGCCAGATTCCGGGGTGTTTTTTCACCTCGGAGGGTGAGCGCGGTTACGATCGGTCCTATGGCAGTTTCTGCGGCGATTGCAGCTGAGACCCCGGCTTTGCCCGGTCGTCTTCCCACGCAGTCCCGTCATGGTTTAAAAGACGCGGTGGACCTCTTGGCCAACCTGACCGAGGCCTACACCGTGGCTCTATACCTGCGCGAGCCCGGCGGCCGCCAACTGCATGCCGCCGCCTGGCATTCCATGGGCCGTTCCTTCCGCTCCGAGGACCCGGTGCAGATGGGCGAGGGCCTGGTGGGTTGGGTGGCCAAGCACAACCGCCCGGTGGACGTGGACCGCTACAAGCAGAGCTCCGAGGCCACCGGCCTGTACCACGCCGACGAGGGCATCCAGGCCTTTGTGGGCATGCCGGTGGGCGATCTGGGGGTGTTGGTGGTCGACACCAAGAACCGTCAGATCTTTGGCGAGCGCGAAAAGAAAATTATACGTGATTTCGCGGTGTTCATGGGGCAGATGGTCGCCCAGCAGGAGACCTGCGCCAGGGAGGCCCTCTATGGCCGTATCCTGGATTTGCTCTATGACGTGGAAAACGCGGCCTTGAGCTTCAGCGGCCGCCGCGAGCTGTATGATGAAATATTGGACGCCGGCCGCCGTTTCAGCGGCCTGTCCATGGGTTTTTTGTGTCTGTTGCACCAGGGACGCAAGCAGTTTTGGGTGGAAGCGGTGCAGGGGCCCAGCGTGGCCACCCTGCGCGGCCGTTCCTTCCCGGTGACCCAGGGATTGGTGGGTTGGGTGCTAAGGGAGGCCCGTCCGCTGACCCATCACCGCATGCGCCCCGGGCAGGGCAAGTCCTACCTCATCTCCCCGGACGAACCTCTCAGGGGCTACAACGCCTTTGTGGGGGTGCCGCTTTTGGCTTGGCGGCGGCTGATGGGGGTGTGGGCTTTTGCCGGTCAAACCGAACGCTCTATCGACGAGGAAGAGGAGAGGGCCCTGCAGTTGGCCGGTCACCGCGTGGCCGCCACCTTGGCCCACTATCGTTTGGCCTCGTTTTAGGCTGAGCCATGCCCCACAGGGGGGCGGAAAAAGGCAGGTAGCATTGTGCTGAGCAAACTCATGGGGCTGTTTTCCAAGGACTTGGCCATGGACTTGGGTACGGCCAATACCCTCATCTTCGTCAAAGGCAAGGGCGTGGTGCTCAACGAGCCCTCGGTGGTGGCGCTCAAGCGGGACAGCGGCAAGCCCCTGGCCGTGGGCCTGGAAGCCAAGCAGTACCTGGGACGCACCAGCCCCAGCGTGGTGGCGGCCCGCCCCCTCAAAGACGGGGTGATCGCCGACTTCGACATGACCCGCATAATGATCCGCGAGTTCATCCTCAAGGTGAAATCGGCCACCGGTTTCATGAAGCCGCGCATGCTCATCGGGGTGCCCAGCGGGGTGACCCAGGTGGAAAAACGGGCGGTTATCGAGAGCGCCGAGCAGGCGGGAGCCCGCGACATCTACCTCATCGAAGAGCCCATGGCCGCGGCCATCGGGGCCGGCCTGCCCATAAGCCTGCCCCAGGGCTGCATGATCGTGGACATCGGCGGCGGCACCACCGAGGTGGCGGTGATCAGCCTTTACGCCACCGCCTATTCCGAATCGGTGCGGGTGGCCGGCGACGAGGCCAACGAATCCATCGTTCGCTACATCCAAAAGAAATATCAGGTTCTGGTTGGCGAAAACACCGCCGAGCAGGTAAAGATATCAATTGGCTCGGCTTATCCCCTGGATCATCCGCTGTCCATGGAGGTCAGCGGCAAGGATCTGGTGGAAGGCATCCCGCGCACCATTACCCTCACCGACGAGGAGGTGCGCGAGGCCATGTCCGAGCCCATAGAGGTGATTTTGGAGAGCGTCAAGCGCGCCTTCGAGAAAACGCCTCCCGAGTTGGCCGCGGACGTGGGCGAGCAGGGCATCACCCTGGCGGGAGGCGGGGCTCTCATCCGGGGGCTGGATCGCTTGATTCAGCACGAGATGAAGCTTAAGGTAAACGTGGCCGACGACCCCTTGACCTGCGTGGTGATGGGGGCGGGCATTGCGCTACACGACGTGAAAGAGTATAGACGGGTATTCATCAACTGATTCGGCGAGGACTGATTTGGCCCGACTCCTTATATTGGAGGAATTGGAAGACCGCATAGATTGCTTCGGCGAGTTCGACCGGGGCGATCACGTCTGTCTGGCCCATTGCGGTCTCAGCTTTGAATGCGCCGCCGCCCGCGAGCGCTATCAGGCCCTCCAGAGGCACGACGAATCACTGGAACACCTGGGCTGCCCCCATAGCGCCTAGGTTTCTTCTCGGCTCCGGGAGCTTTCCCGGGGACGGGGTGTGTCCATTCCCGCTTCCCTGAGCACAATCCGTCGCCCCCGTCCGCTCCTGGGCCGGGGGCGCATTTGCGTCTGGACCCCGCCGGCGTCGTCCATGCGCGCCACCGCCATCTTCTGCCGGCGCCGCCGGGCCACCAGGCCCACCCCCGCCCCCAGGGCCACCAGGCCCCACAAGACCCCCCCGGTGCCCAGCACCGCGATCCAGGAGAAGCGCGAGTGCATGTCGTCGCTGAAGCGCTCCTCCAGCGCGGCCAGGCTCAGGCCGGTGGTTTGTCGCAGCGCGGCGGTTAGGGGGCGGCCTTGGGACAGGCCCTTGATTATCTTGGCCAGGGCCTGGGGGCCGTACTCGTTTTGCAGCCAGGTGACCAGGTAATAGCTCTGGGCATAGGCCAGGGCGGCCTGCTGGGCCTGGTCCGGGAAGCGCTCGGCCAACTCGCCAAAGGGTATCAGGCCCGCGCCCAGCACCCCCCCGGCCATGGTGGCGCTGCGGCCCCAGCCGCCCTCGCCGGACAGGCGCATGGCCAGGCCCTCCTCCAGCCACAGGGGGGCCCGGCGGCCCTTGAGCCCGGCGGCCAGGTACAGGTGCAGTAATTCGTGGATCGTCAGGTGGCGGAACTGTTCGGGGTCGCCCAGCTGGCGGGGGGAGCGCAGTACGATAAGCCCCCGCTCGGGCAGGGCCAGCCCGGCGGCCCAGCGGGGCCCGCCCAACTGATTCATGCGCTTTTCAAACCATTCGCGGGTGGGCATTACCTGGATGAGCACCTTGCCCGGCGAGGCCCCGGTCCAGGCCTCCAGCTTGGGCGCGGCCTCGGCGGCGATGGCCCGCACGTGGTCGGCCAGCTCCGGGGAAGGGGCCTGCACGGAAAGCTCCAGGGGCCCGGCGGCCAGGGCGGCCGTGGCCCCCAGCAGGGCCAAGAGCAGGATGGCCAGGCGCCGGATCACAGGCCCAGCCGCCCGCGCACCTCGTCCGGGCTCAGCCCCTCGACCAGCACCCGCTTGTTGCGCGAGCGCTCCCCGCTGACCACGCTGATCTTGCCCTTGGCCACGCCCAGGGACTTGGCCAACAGCTTGACGAGGGCCTGGTTGGCCGCGCCCTCCACGGGCGGGGCGGTAAGGCGCACCTTGAGGGCCCCGGCCTCCACGCCGGCCAGTTCGTTGCGCGAGGCTCGGGGAGCCACCCGCACGGCCAGGCTCGCACCGAGGGCCTCTTTTTTAAGACTAGGCACGGGAGATAAAAACTAGGAAGAGGGGCTCCTGAGGATCTTGATCTTGTCCTCCAACTCCGAAAGGTCGCGGTCGCGGTCGGCCTCCACCTCCAGGAGCTTCAGGTGCGCCTCCACCAGGGAGCGCAGGCGGACCTCGAACTGGGCCCGCTGGCGTTTGAGTTCGGTGATGTCGTCGTGGATCTGGGCCAAACGGTTATGGGCCTGGCTTAGGATCTTTTCGGCCTGCAGCTCGGCCTCGGCCACGATGAACTTGGCCTCCTTCTCGCTGTTGGCCTTCATGTCCTCGGCGATGCGTCGGCTCTGGGCCAGATTGGCCTCCAGGGCGTCTTCGCGGACGCGATATTCCTTGAGTTCCTGGGTGTTTTGGTTCAGTTGCTGGTTGAGGTTGTCCAACTCACGATGCAGGTCCGCGACATAGTCGGCCAGTTTGCCCACATAGCTTTCCACCTCGCGGGCGTCAAAGCCAAAAAAGCGCCGGGCAAAGCTTCTGCCTCTGATTTCTTGGACGTCCATAATCTCACCGTACCCTTAGGGTCAACGCAGGAACATCACAACATTTTCGTACCGTAATTACAGGAAAAAGTCAAGTTTTATCGTAAGTTAAATATATTAATCTTCCTCGGAGGCCAACTGGGCCAGCATGATTTCACGCATGCGGAACTTCTGGATCTTGCCCAAGGGCGTGGTGGGAAATTCCTCCACGAAACGCAGCCAGGCGGGCAGGTGGCTTTGGCTGAGCCGCTCGGCGAGATAGTCCATGATCTCGCCCTCCGTGGCCGTGGCGT contains:
- a CDS encoding DUF6485 family protein, with translation MKKACPNLQANLAQCTCTYSACDKTGLCCQCVAYHRKMRQIPGCFFTSEGERGYDRSYGSFCGDCS
- a CDS encoding GAF domain-containing protein, with amino-acid sequence MAVSAAIAAETPALPGRLPTQSRHGLKDAVDLLANLTEAYTVALYLREPGGRQLHAAAWHSMGRSFRSEDPVQMGEGLVGWVAKHNRPVDVDRYKQSSEATGLYHADEGIQAFVGMPVGDLGVLVVDTKNRQIFGEREKKIIRDFAVFMGQMVAQQETCAREALYGRILDLLYDVENAALSFSGRRELYDEILDAGRRFSGLSMGFLCLLHQGRKQFWVEAVQGPSVATLRGRSFPVTQGLVGWVLREARPLTHHRMRPGQGKSYLISPDEPLRGYNAFVGVPLLAWRRLMGVWAFAGQTERSIDEEEERALQLAGHRVAATLAHYRLASF
- a CDS encoding rod shape-determining protein, coding for MLSKLMGLFSKDLAMDLGTANTLIFVKGKGVVLNEPSVVALKRDSGKPLAVGLEAKQYLGRTSPSVVAARPLKDGVIADFDMTRIMIREFILKVKSATGFMKPRMLIGVPSGVTQVEKRAVIESAEQAGARDIYLIEEPMAAAIGAGLPISLPQGCMIVDIGGGTTEVAVISLYATAYSESVRVAGDEANESIVRYIQKKYQVLVGENTAEQVKISIGSAYPLDHPLSMEVSGKDLVEGIPRTITLTDEEVREAMSEPIEVILESVKRAFEKTPPELAADVGEQGITLAGGGALIRGLDRLIQHEMKLKVNVADDPLTCVVMGAGIALHDVKEYRRVFIN
- a CDS encoding peptidase MA family metallohydrolase; amino-acid sequence: MIRRLAILLLALLGATAALAAGPLELSVQAPSPELADHVRAIAAEAAPKLEAWTGASPGKVLIQVMPTREWFEKRMNQLGGPRWAAGLALPERGLIVLRSPRQLGDPEQFRHLTIHELLHLYLAAGLKGRRAPLWLEEGLAMRLSGEGGWGRSATMAGGVLGAGLIPFGELAERFPDQAQQAALAYAQSYYLVTWLQNEYGPQALAKIIKGLSQGRPLTAALRQTTGLSLAALEERFSDDMHSRFSWIAVLGTGGVLWGLVALGAGVGLVARRRRQKMAVARMDDAGGVQTQMRPRPRSGRGRRIVLREAGMDTPRPRESSRSREET
- a CDS encoding DUF167 domain-containing protein; the encoded protein is MPSLKKEALGASLAVRVAPRASRNELAGVEAGALKVRLTAPPVEGAANQALVKLLAKSLGVAKGKISVVSGERSRNKRVLVEGLSPDEVRGRLGL
- a CDS encoding DivIVA domain-containing protein, giving the protein MDVQEIRGRSFARRFFGFDAREVESYVGKLADYVADLHRELDNLNQQLNQNTQELKEYRVREDALEANLAQSRRIAEDMKANSEKEAKFIVAEAELQAEKILSQAHNRLAQIHDDITELKRQRAQFEVRLRSLVEAHLKLLEVEADRDRDLSELEDKIKILRSPSS